The Gloeomargarita sp. SKYB120 genomic interval TGACCCCGAACTAGCGGCCTACGAATACGCCCTGATGTTCCGAGCCTTCTTGGAAAATGATGGTGAAATTGGCCTTGAGGAACGCGCGCAACTGCTGGAATTGCAAGAGGAATTGGGCCTAACGGATGAACAAGTAGCAACCATTGAAGCCAACATCCGGGATGAACTGGGCCTCGCCTGATGTGTTAAGTTACGAGGGATTGTTGCGTCGGATTGCCCATGCGCATCTTACTCACAGGTGGGGCAGGGTTTATTGGCTCCGCCGTACAAGATATTTACATCCAAGCCGGCCATGAAGTAGCAATTCTGGATAATTTCAGCACGGGCAACCCCGCCTATATCCATCCCTGCAGCCGGGTCTATCGAGCCGATTTGCGGGATGCCGCTGCGGTAGAACGCATTGTGCAGGAATGGCGACCGGAAGTTATCAATCATCACGCGGCCCAAATTGACGTGCGGTTTTCGGTGGCCCAACCGGTGGTAGATGCCCAAATGAACATCCTGGGGTCGCTTTATCTTCTCGATGCGGCAGTGCGAACTGGGGTGAAACAATTTATCTTTGCCTCGTCGGGAGGCGCTTGTTATGGGGAATTGCAGCAGATTCCTGCGCCGGAAACCCACCCGTTGCAACCCATTTCACCCTACGGCATCGGCAAAGTGACGGTGGAACGTTACCTGCATTTTTATCACCAAACCTATGGACTGCCCTACGTGATTTTGCGCTATGCCAATGTGTACGGCCCGCGCCAGGGAATGAAGGGTGAAGCAGGGGTGATTACGGCGTTTATTCGCGCTTTTTTGACCGGACAAACGCCGGTGATCTACGGCCAGGGCACCCAAACGCGGGATTATATCTATGTTGCAGATGTGGCGCAGGTGAATTTGCAAGTTCTGGGCTGGCCAGAACCGTTGACGCTCAATATCGGTACCGGCCAGGAAACGTCGGTTTTGGAGCTATACGAGTTGCTCCGGCAATTGATTCCGGCGAAGGCAACGCCCCAATTTCTACCGGCGCGTCCAGGGGAAGTGGCCCGCAGTGTGCTAGACATTTCCTATGCTCGCCAGGTACTAGGCTGGCAACCACAGACATCGTTGGCACAGGGACTCCAAGCCACCCTCGATTGGTATCGCCAGGTGCTACAGTAGATTACAATTCGCACGGATGTTGAGACCATGAACGTCTGTATCCTGCAAGCGGAAATCATCCGAGAGCCGCAACTGCGCTACACCCAGGACCAGCAACTGCCAGTGACGGATATGCTGGTGCAGTTTCCGGGTCTGCGGCCCGAGGACCCCTGTGGACGGTTGCGCGTCGTGGCCTGGGGCAATCTGGCGGAACAGACGGCCAAACAGTTCAAGGTGGGGGACCACATCATTATCGAAGGCCGGTTGGGGATGATCAAGGCGGATTTGCCGGGCGGCCTACGCACTACGCGAGCAGAGTTGACAGCGGCGCGGATTTTCCCTATTCAGGTGGGGACACCTGTGACGAGCGAAGCTCCTGCACCGGTGACGCCCGTTCTGGAAACGGAAGAGGAATATGCCACCCCCTTTTGACCTGGTGCTCGGGACGACCAACCCAGGCAAGGTGCGGGAAATTCGGGCTTACCTACGGGAATGGAATTGCCTGATCCCGCCAGCAGACCTGATCCTGGAGGAAACGGGGGAGACGTTTGCGGAAAATGCGCGGATGAAGGCGGTGCAGACGGCCCTGGCCTTGGGGTGTTGGGCGCTGGCGGACGATTCCGGCTTGGAAGTTACGAGTTTAGACGGGGCACCGGGAGTGTATTCGTCCCGCTATGGCCGGACTGATGCCGAGCGGATTGAGCGCCTTTTGTTGGAGCTGGGGGATGAACCGGAACGCTCAGCGCGGTTTGTCTGTGTGGTGGCGGTCGCGAATCCCC includes:
- a CDS encoding GDP-mannose 4,6-dehydratase, with translation MRILLTGGAGFIGSAVQDIYIQAGHEVAILDNFSTGNPAYIHPCSRVYRADLRDAAAVERIVQEWRPEVINHHAAQIDVRFSVAQPVVDAQMNILGSLYLLDAAVRTGVKQFIFASSGGACYGELQQIPAPETHPLQPISPYGIGKVTVERYLHFYHQTYGLPYVILRYANVYGPRQGMKGEAGVITAFIRAFLTGQTPVIYGQGTQTRDYIYVADVAQVNLQVLGWPEPLTLNIGTGQETSVLELYELLRQLIPAKATPQFLPARPGEVARSVLDISYARQVLGWQPQTSLAQGLQATLDWYRQVLQ
- a CDS encoding single-stranded DNA-binding protein, translating into MNVCILQAEIIREPQLRYTQDQQLPVTDMLVQFPGLRPEDPCGRLRVVAWGNLAEQTAKQFKVGDHIIIEGRLGMIKADLPGGLRTTRAELTAARIFPIQVGTPVTSEAPAPVTPVLETEEEYATPF
- the rdgB gene encoding RdgB/HAM1 family non-canonical purine NTP pyrophosphatase, giving the protein MPPPFDLVLGTTNPGKVREIRAYLREWNCLIPPADLILEETGETFAENARMKAVQTALALGCWALADDSGLEVTSLDGAPGVYSSRYGRTDAERIERLLLELGDEPERSARFVCVVAVANPQGDIVAEATGICEGEILTAPRGTGGFGYDPIFYVPALGMTFAEMTPAQKQQVSHRGRALQALVPQLRALR